One Desulfocurvibacter africanus subsp. africanus DSM 2603 genomic region harbors:
- a CDS encoding sensor histidine kinase, with protein MGIFDSLKPSFWDKKPGKGLGENLFNYRRMWQLAMLITSVVTLGPLLTLAVIDYRLSEKASESETMLRVTRLVSNTKRVVSAFLEEREAAVWFVTRDNTYEELADPARLDQILDSLKVSFGGFVDLGVLDASGKQVAYVGPHALVGRDYSQQTSFKEVLSKGRYVSDVFRGFRDDPHLVVTVRRDLPDGGFFVLRATLDTARFMSLTTGLELAAHGEAFLINREGVLQTPSTLYGAVLTKAPFEVPQYQEHTTVIPGEAVGAPDMVVGYAYIPDSPFILVISKSRSELMSAWYETRLDMLGFLVGSIWVMLLTILGVSTYLVSKIHEADRKRVAALHHVEHADKMASIGRLAAGVAHEINNPLAIINEKAGLIKDLFTYRQEYQSDPRLMKHMDSIIASVQRCGTITKRLLSFARHLDVCLQPVGVRKVVEEVLGFLHKEAEYRSIEVKLQGGENLPDVVSDRGQLQQIFLNLINNAFQAMSDGGHLAIAISPEPNGGLSVAVSDDGCGISETDQKRIFEPFYTTKASKGGTGLGLSITYSLVQELGGRVDLVSEVGHGTTFTVRLPAEAPPKQKGECDAGSARG; from the coding sequence ATGGGCATATTCGACAGCTTGAAGCCTTCCTTCTGGGACAAAAAGCCCGGCAAGGGCCTGGGGGAAAACCTCTTCAACTATCGGCGCATGTGGCAGCTGGCCATGCTCATCACCAGTGTGGTTACCTTGGGTCCGCTGCTGACCCTGGCCGTCATCGACTACAGGTTGTCCGAGAAAGCGTCCGAGTCCGAGACCATGCTGCGCGTGACCAGACTCGTTTCCAACACCAAGCGCGTGGTGTCCGCGTTCCTGGAAGAACGCGAGGCCGCCGTGTGGTTCGTGACCAGGGACAACACCTACGAGGAGCTTGCCGATCCTGCCCGGCTGGACCAAATCCTTGATTCGCTCAAGGTGTCCTTCGGCGGCTTCGTGGATCTGGGCGTGCTTGATGCCAGCGGCAAGCAGGTGGCCTACGTGGGACCGCATGCCTTGGTCGGGCGCGACTACTCGCAGCAGACTTCGTTCAAGGAGGTTCTGAGCAAGGGCAGGTATGTGAGCGACGTGTTTCGCGGCTTCCGCGACGACCCGCACCTCGTTGTAACCGTGCGCCGCGACCTGCCGGACGGAGGCTTTTTCGTGCTGCGCGCTACCCTGGACACGGCCCGCTTCATGAGCCTAACCACGGGCCTGGAGTTGGCCGCACACGGCGAGGCCTTCCTCATCAATCGAGAAGGCGTGCTGCAGACTCCGTCGACGCTTTATGGCGCCGTGCTCACCAAGGCGCCATTCGAGGTGCCGCAGTACCAGGAGCACACGACCGTGATCCCGGGCGAGGCCGTCGGCGCGCCGGACATGGTGGTCGGCTACGCCTATATTCCGGATTCGCCGTTCATCCTGGTCATCAGCAAGTCCCGTTCGGAACTCATGAGCGCTTGGTACGAGACCCGTCTGGATATGTTGGGCTTCCTGGTGGGCAGCATCTGGGTAATGCTGCTGACGATCCTGGGCGTGTCCACCTACCTCGTCAGCAAGATTCACGAAGCCGACCGCAAGCGCGTCGCGGCCCTGCATCATGTCGAGCATGCTGACAAGATGGCCTCAATCGGACGCCTGGCCGCCGGAGTGGCTCACGAAATCAACAACCCGCTGGCCATCATCAATGAGAAGGCCGGGCTCATTAAGGATTTGTTCACCTATCGCCAGGAGTACCAGTCCGACCCGAGGCTCATGAAGCACATGGATTCGATCATCGCCTCGGTGCAGCGTTGCGGAACCATAACCAAGCGGCTGCTCTCCTTTGCCCGGCACCTGGACGTGTGCTTGCAGCCGGTAGGCGTGCGCAAGGTCGTGGAGGAGGTCTTGGGCTTCCTGCACAAGGAGGCGGAATACCGCTCCATTGAGGTTAAGCTTCAGGGCGGAGAGAACTTGCCGGACGTCGTGAGCGATCGTGGCCAACTGCAGCAAATCTTCCTCAACCTCATAAACAACGCCTTCCAGGCCATGAGCGATGGCGGCCATCTGGCTATCGCCATTAGCCCGGAACCGAATGGCGGGCTTTCCGTGGCCGTGTCCGACGACGGATGCGGCATCTCGGAAACGGACCAGAAACGTATTTTCGAACCGTTCTACACCACCAAGGCGAGCAAGGGCGGAACCGGCCTGGGCTTGTCCATCACCTATAGCCTCGTGCAGGAGCTTGGTGGTCGTGTGGACTTGGTGAGCGAGGTCGGCCATGGCACGACCTTCACCGTGCGGCTCCCAGCCGAGGCGCCGCCAAAACAAAAGGGGGAATGCGATGCGGGTTCTGCTCGTGGATGA
- a CDS encoding response regulator, giving the protein MRVLLVDDEEELVSALAERLSFRGIEATWATSGQKALELASKVCFELAVLDVKMPGMGGIELKRKLVEICPGIKILFLTGHGSEDDFRRGSAESGREFYLVKPVAIEDLIKKMQEAAK; this is encoded by the coding sequence ATGCGGGTTCTGCTCGTGGATGATGAGGAAGAATTGGTTTCGGCCCTGGCCGAGCGGCTTTCTTTTCGCGGCATAGAGGCCACATGGGCCACCAGCGGGCAAAAGGCTCTTGAACTGGCAAGCAAGGTTTGCTTCGAACTGGCGGTGTTGGACGTTAAGATGCCCGGCATGGGCGGCATTGAGCTCAAGCGTAAACTTGTGGAAATCTGCCCGGGCATCAAAATCCTCTTCCTTACGGGCCATGGTTCCGAGGATGATTTCCGGCGCGGCTCGGCCGAGTCCGGCCGGGAGTTCTATCTGGTCAAGCCCGTGGCCATCGAGGACCTCATCAAGAAGATGCAGGAGGCTGCCAAATGA
- a CDS encoding response regulator has product MATSGEEALGKVENDTYDAIVLDLMLPGMDGFEALKIIKARRPETQVILLTGRATVEMSAEAMKLGAMDFMEKPADIGQLIVKIKKAQVRKMILVERKSEE; this is encoded by the coding sequence GTGGCGACATCCGGCGAGGAAGCCTTGGGCAAGGTTGAGAACGACACCTACGACGCCATCGTGTTGGACCTCATGCTACCCGGCATGGATGGTTTCGAGGCGCTCAAGATCATAAAGGCGCGCCGGCCGGAGACGCAGGTCATCCTGCTTACAGGCCGGGCCACCGTGGAGATGAGCGCCGAGGCCATGAAGCTTGGGGCCATGGACTTCATGGAAAAGCCTGCGGACATCGGGCAGTTGATCGTGAAGATAAAGAAAGCCCAGGTCCGCAAGATGATCCTCGTGGAGCGCAAGTCCGAGGAGTAG
- a CDS encoding tetratricopeptide repeat protein has product MLHAAKIIALCAALLLLPALGCSRMERAYYLETGRYAQGIVALSKEYAQDPWNPELNYYLGRFHLALGSGEKATGYLKRATILATEDAEYHYWLGVAYHAVGESSAEERALERSLAIDPEHVPARLALANIFLNQGKAAKALTHYDLALAVEHGNLDVLWGRAQALGKLGRRTERLEVLHDYLSAGADAPMAAQAVEELNLVGDYSWRIHTVGRYRLALPAVDFAPGTDSATVRGQEALASVAKALRDDPQLNIHVVAFVAGDQELARRRAQAVAAALREETSLIDRARLSLSWLGSSQQLRLGDTTRELDESILFITDAKKGA; this is encoded by the coding sequence ATGCTGCATGCCGCCAAGATTATCGCGCTCTGCGCAGCTCTCCTGCTGCTTCCAGCACTGGGATGCTCGCGCATGGAGCGCGCCTACTACCTGGAGACCGGCAGGTACGCCCAAGGCATCGTGGCGCTGTCCAAGGAATACGCCCAGGATCCCTGGAACCCGGAGCTGAACTATTATCTCGGACGTTTCCACTTGGCCTTGGGCAGCGGCGAGAAGGCCACGGGCTATCTCAAGCGCGCCACCATCCTGGCCACGGAAGACGCCGAGTACCACTACTGGCTGGGCGTGGCCTACCATGCCGTGGGTGAATCCTCGGCAGAGGAGCGGGCCCTGGAGCGCAGCCTGGCCATCGACCCTGAGCATGTACCGGCTCGCCTGGCCTTGGCCAATATTTTCCTGAATCAAGGCAAGGCCGCCAAGGCTCTTACCCACTATGACCTGGCCTTGGCCGTGGAGCATGGCAATCTCGACGTGCTTTGGGGCCGCGCCCAGGCGCTGGGCAAGCTGGGGCGCCGCACCGAGCGTCTGGAGGTACTTCACGACTACCTGAGCGCCGGCGCGGATGCGCCCATGGCGGCCCAGGCCGTGGAGGAACTCAACCTGGTTGGTGACTATTCCTGGCGCATCCATACCGTGGGCCGCTACCGCCTGGCCTTGCCTGCAGTGGATTTCGCCCCGGGCACCGACAGCGCCACGGTGCGCGGCCAGGAGGCTCTGGCCAGCGTAGCCAAGGCGCTCCGCGACGATCCGCAACTGAACATCCATGTGGTGGCTTTTGTGGCGGGCGACCAGGAGCTGGCGCGCCGGCGCGCTCAAGCAGTAGCCGCGGCCCTGCGCGAGGAGACTTCGCTCATTGACCGCGCGCGCTTGTCGCTGAGTTGGCTCGGCTCGTCGCAGCAACTGCGCCTGGGCGATACGACGCGAGAACTGGATGAATCCATCCTATTCATAACCGACGCAAAGAAAGGAGCATGA
- a CDS encoding DJ-1/PfpI family protein — protein MAAKKILMLIGDYVEDYEVMVPFQMLLMVGHTVHAVCPGKKAGQTVRTAVHDFEGDQTYSEKPGHNFMLNFDFDAVKAEEYDALVIPGGRAPEYIRLDPKVVQIVKHFADKKKPIAAVCHGQQVLVTAGALEGKTSMCYPAVKPDLERVGCAYIEPNATFTNAHVDGNLVTAAAWPAHPEWMRKFLGVLGTKIEA, from the coding sequence ATGGCTGCCAAGAAGATTCTCATGCTCATCGGTGACTATGTCGAAGACTACGAGGTCATGGTGCCGTTCCAGATGCTGCTCATGGTCGGCCACACCGTTCACGCCGTGTGCCCCGGCAAGAAGGCTGGCCAGACCGTGCGCACGGCCGTGCACGACTTCGAGGGCGACCAGACGTACTCCGAGAAGCCCGGCCACAACTTCATGCTCAACTTCGACTTCGACGCGGTCAAGGCCGAGGAGTACGACGCCCTGGTCATCCCCGGCGGCCGCGCGCCCGAGTACATCCGCCTCGATCCCAAGGTCGTGCAGATCGTCAAACACTTCGCCGACAAGAAGAAGCCCATCGCGGCCGTCTGCCACGGCCAGCAAGTGCTGGTCACGGCCGGCGCGCTGGAGGGCAAGACGTCCATGTGCTACCCCGCCGTGAAGCCGGACCTGGAGCGTGTGGGATGCGCGTACATCGAGCCGAACGCGACGTTCACCAACGCCCACGTGGACGGCAACCTGGTCACTGCCGCGGCTTGGCCCGCACACCCCGAATGGATGCGCAAGTTCCTGGGCGTGCTGGGCACCAAGATCGAAGCGTAG
- the alaS gene encoding alanine--tRNA ligase, which yields MKASEIRQKFLDYYKRQGHEIVSSSGLVPKDDPSLLFTNAGMVQFKKVFLGQERRPYNRATTAQKCLRVGGKHNDLENVGRTARHHTFFEMLGNFSFGDYFKADAIRFAWEFLTEELKLPKERLYVTVFRDDDEAEELWQKVAGVPKERIYRLGEKDNFWSMGDTGPCGPCSEILIDQGQHMSCGLQCGIGKCDCDRFLEIWNLVFMQYDQTENGTRVPLPRPSIDTGMGLERISAVVQGVFSNFDTDLFQQLIGHTANMAGVTYKANDETDTALRVIADHSRSAAFMITDGILPSNEGRGYVLRRLIRRAFRFGRLIGLRDPFLHSVCAKVVEAMGDAYPELHDNSSFMVRVVREEEERFGQTLDKGLDILEEELARLQEAGAKAISGEFAFKLYDTFGFPLDIVNDIAEKRGFSVDEPGYKACMTEQKVRAKKAWKGSGETDIASRFHDLLAAGLTSEFVGYQDLEAESRVVTILDEHGKPATRLTQGHGGWVVFAATPFYGESGGQAGDRGTVSTMTGDADVLDSLKPSQNLTVHKVFVNEGELLMAQDAMLRVDVELRAATARNHTTTHLLQAALRKVLGDHVKQSGSLVGPDRLRFDFTHISALTPEELRAVEDEVNRAIVASLPVSREYLSQQQALAKGATALFGEKYGETVCVIEVPGVSMELCGGTHLASTGQAGLFVILSESGVAAGVRRIEAATGLNALSVYQAMRDELNEVGGMLKARPGEIVSRVQNMQKEVKSLIKDKDQLQAKLLSGESRNIMDEVQEVGGIKLLAVKADVPNVKVLREQMDDIRSKLPSGVACLAAPQEDGKVALILYVSKDLHGRFTAGGLIKDVAAEVGGSGGGRPDMAQAGGTNPEGIDKAFEKLKELVAG from the coding sequence ATGAAGGCCAGCGAGATTCGCCAGAAGTTCCTCGACTATTACAAGCGCCAGGGACACGAGATCGTGTCCTCCTCGGGCCTGGTGCCCAAGGACGACCCGAGCCTATTGTTCACCAACGCGGGCATGGTCCAGTTCAAGAAGGTCTTCCTGGGTCAGGAGCGGCGGCCCTACAACCGCGCGACCACGGCCCAGAAGTGCCTGCGCGTGGGCGGCAAGCACAACGACCTGGAGAACGTGGGCCGCACCGCGCGCCACCACACGTTCTTCGAGATGCTCGGCAACTTCTCCTTCGGCGACTACTTCAAGGCCGACGCCATCCGCTTCGCCTGGGAGTTCCTGACCGAGGAGCTCAAGCTGCCCAAGGAACGCCTTTACGTGACCGTGTTCCGCGACGACGACGAGGCCGAAGAACTTTGGCAAAAGGTCGCCGGCGTGCCCAAGGAGCGCATCTACAGGCTCGGCGAAAAGGACAACTTCTGGTCCATGGGCGACACCGGCCCCTGCGGCCCGTGCTCCGAAATCCTCATCGACCAGGGTCAGCACATGAGCTGCGGCCTGCAGTGCGGCATCGGCAAGTGCGACTGCGACCGTTTCCTGGAGATCTGGAACCTGGTCTTCATGCAGTACGACCAGACCGAGAACGGCACCCGCGTACCGCTGCCGCGCCCGTCCATCGACACAGGCATGGGCCTGGAGCGCATCTCGGCCGTGGTCCAGGGCGTGTTCTCCAACTTCGACACGGACCTGTTCCAGCAGCTCATCGGCCACACGGCCAATATGGCCGGTGTGACTTACAAGGCCAACGACGAGACGGACACGGCCTTGCGCGTCATCGCCGACCACTCGCGCTCCGCGGCCTTCATGATCACCGACGGCATCCTGCCCTCCAACGAAGGTCGGGGCTACGTCCTGCGCCGGCTCATCCGCCGCGCCTTCCGCTTCGGCCGGCTTATCGGCCTGCGCGACCCTTTCCTGCACTCGGTCTGCGCCAAGGTAGTCGAGGCCATGGGCGATGCCTATCCCGAGCTGCACGACAACAGTTCCTTCATGGTGCGCGTGGTGCGCGAGGAGGAAGAACGCTTCGGCCAGACCCTGGACAAGGGCCTGGACATCCTTGAGGAAGAGCTTGCCCGCTTGCAGGAGGCCGGCGCAAAGGCCATCTCGGGCGAATTCGCCTTCAAGCTCTACGACACGTTCGGCTTCCCCCTGGATATCGTCAACGACATAGCCGAGAAGCGCGGCTTCTCCGTGGACGAGCCCGGCTATAAAGCCTGCATGACCGAGCAGAAGGTGCGAGCCAAGAAGGCCTGGAAGGGCAGCGGCGAGACCGACATCGCCAGCCGCTTTCACGACCTGCTGGCCGCCGGCCTGACGAGCGAATTCGTGGGCTACCAAGACCTGGAGGCTGAAAGCCGCGTCGTGACCATCCTGGATGAGCATGGCAAGCCCGCCACGCGGCTCACCCAGGGCCACGGCGGCTGGGTCGTGTTCGCAGCAACGCCCTTCTACGGCGAATCCGGCGGCCAGGCCGGCGACCGCGGCACGGTCTCGACCATGACCGGCGACGCCGACGTGCTCGATTCGCTCAAGCCCTCGCAAAATCTCACGGTGCATAAGGTCTTCGTCAACGAAGGTGAGCTGCTCATGGCCCAGGACGCCATGCTGCGGGTGGACGTCGAGCTGCGCGCGGCCACGGCCCGCAACCACACCACCACGCACCTGCTGCAGGCCGCCCTGCGCAAGGTCCTGGGCGACCACGTCAAGCAGTCCGGCTCACTGGTTGGGCCGGATCGCCTGCGCTTCGACTTCACGCATATCTCGGCCCTCACGCCCGAGGAACTGCGCGCAGTGGAGGATGAGGTCAACCGGGCCATAGTCGCGTCCCTGCCCGTGTCCCGCGAGTACCTGAGCCAACAGCAGGCCCTGGCCAAGGGCGCCACGGCACTGTTCGGCGAAAAGTACGGCGAGACGGTCTGCGTGATCGAGGTTCCCGGCGTGTCCATGGAACTGTGCGGCGGCACGCACCTGGCATCCACGGGCCAGGCCGGTCTGTTCGTCATTCTCTCCGAGTCCGGCGTGGCCGCAGGCGTGCGACGCATCGAGGCCGCCACTGGCCTCAACGCCCTATCCGTCTACCAGGCCATGCGCGACGAACTGAACGAGGTGGGCGGGATGCTCAAGGCCCGGCCCGGTGAGATCGTGAGCCGCGTGCAGAATATGCAGAAGGAAGTCAAAAGCCTCATCAAGGACAAGGACCAGCTGCAGGCCAAGCTCCTGTCCGGTGAGAGCCGCAACATCATGGACGAGGTGCAGGAAGTCGGCGGAATCAAGCTGCTGGCCGTCAAGGCCGACGTGCCCAACGTCAAGGTGCTGCGCGAGCAGATGGACGACATCCGCTCCAAGCTGCCCTCCGGCGTGGCCTGCCTCGCCGCACCCCAGGAAGACGGCAAGGTCGCGCTCATCCTGTACGTGTCCAAGGACCTTCACGGCCGCTTCACGGCCGGCGGGCTCATCAAGGACGTGGCCGCCGAGGTTGGCGGCTCCGGCGGCGGCAGGCCCGACATGGCCCAAGCCGGCGGCACTAACCCCGAGGGCATCGACAAGGCCTTCGAGAAGCTCAAGGAACTCGTGGCCGGATAA
- a CDS encoding FkbM family methyltransferase, with product MHKYFSQSGEDYLLWQTFEHKAHGFYVDIGAFDGIHLSNSYSFELAGWNGICVEPHPRYYPLCKHNRQNATCLNNACVGDSETLEVEFLCEELGLLSGIDPDSKMVIESRYKARGMPFFGFEKVNVPATTLDMILGSEPAIPRTIDFITIDTEGTEIDILRPFPFDKWDVKVFIIEANTDTAKVELTKLMRSAGYELIRQLRPNLFFAKLHKYNTDILRWSGIDCPVENTLHPLGEQATPIAFRGRHIRNDPQWITSNVLCQHPDQPLGMLAKSFPRLTQPIDTAKIKIAHIINVFSRHGDATHKRIMQLTIDSLIQARNFDQGPTQLIGVMQHDDHVDLSEDFSIVPSLTRTVSDINSFQQKAYLPLLFDILDSGIQKAHEAEYVVFSNLDICLVPNFYLAIRELIGFGFDALTINRRLLNKSLLGTNASASLHLGDYGIPHAGFDCFVFRKEAYHNFIRNNACIGKGAVMRGLIYNMVAHSNKLLMLKNCHLTYHFGNDEPWRDSITSEYWKYNLKESYTVLKELCCNDTKRARLEGFCVKHKEPLHPSHEFPY from the coding sequence ATGCATAAGTATTTTTCCCAAAGCGGAGAAGATTATCTCTTGTGGCAAACCTTCGAACATAAAGCTCATGGTTTTTATGTCGACATAGGCGCTTTCGACGGGATTCATCTCAGCAACAGCTATTCCTTTGAATTGGCAGGATGGAATGGAATATGTGTCGAGCCTCATCCTCGCTATTATCCTCTTTGCAAACACAATCGTCAGAACGCTACCTGTTTAAATAACGCCTGCGTTGGCGATAGTGAAACGCTGGAAGTTGAGTTTCTTTGCGAGGAACTTGGTCTGCTGTCTGGCATCGATCCAGACAGCAAGATGGTCATCGAGAGCCGCTACAAGGCGCGCGGCATGCCTTTTTTTGGTTTTGAAAAGGTAAACGTGCCTGCTACAACTTTAGATATGATACTCGGCTCCGAGCCAGCAATACCCCGCACTATCGATTTTATCACTATTGATACCGAAGGAACCGAGATTGACATCTTAAGGCCATTCCCGTTCGACAAGTGGGATGTCAAAGTTTTCATTATCGAGGCAAACACAGATACAGCTAAAGTTGAACTAACTAAGCTTATGCGTTCTGCCGGCTATGAGCTAATCCGCCAGTTACGCCCAAACTTATTTTTTGCAAAGCTGCATAAATACAATACGGACATACTCCGCTGGTCCGGCATTGATTGTCCCGTGGAGAACACTCTGCATCCCCTGGGGGAACAGGCCACGCCCATTGCTTTCCGCGGCCGACATATTCGCAATGATCCGCAATGGATCACATCTAACGTGCTTTGTCAGCATCCGGACCAGCCTCTGGGGATGCTTGCCAAGTCGTTTCCCAGGCTGACACAGCCAATCGACACGGCTAAGATCAAGATTGCCCATATAATCAATGTATTTTCACGTCATGGCGATGCTACCCACAAGCGAATTATGCAGCTGACGATTGATTCATTAATTCAGGCACGCAACTTTGACCAAGGGCCTACCCAATTGATTGGCGTCATGCAGCATGATGACCATGTAGATCTATCTGAAGATTTCTCTATCGTGCCATCCCTAACGCGCACGGTCTCGGATATAAACTCTTTTCAGCAAAAAGCATACCTACCGCTTTTATTCGATATTCTTGATAGCGGAATACAGAAAGCTCATGAAGCTGAGTATGTAGTTTTTAGTAATTTGGATATCTGTTTGGTTCCAAATTTTTATTTGGCTATTCGCGAATTGATCGGCTTCGGCTTTGACGCATTAACGATCAACAGACGGCTGCTTAATAAATCTCTTCTTGGGACGAATGCTTCTGCTTCCTTGCATCTCGGAGACTACGGCATTCCCCATGCCGGATTTGATTGTTTTGTTTTTCGCAAAGAGGCGTACCATAATTTTATAAGGAATAATGCCTGCATTGGAAAGGGTGCTGTCATGCGTGGGCTAATATACAATATGGTAGCTCATTCAAACAAGCTGCTCATGCTTAAGAACTGTCATCTCACGTACCATTTTGGCAATGACGAGCCCTGGCGAGACAGCATTACTTCGGAGTACTGGAAATACAACTTGAAAGAGTCATATACAGTATTGAAAGAGCTTTGCTGCAACGATACCAAGCGTGCGCGACTTGAAGGATTTTGTGTTAAACACAAGGAGCCTCTTCACCCATCCCATGAATTTCCATACTAG
- the recA gene encoding recombinase RecA encodes MAKKPTVTANTGDMRREALKTALTTIERKWGQGSVMKLSDNAHIRIPVIPTGSIGLDLALGVGGIPRGRVCEIYGPESSGKTTMALHIVAEAQKLGGVAAYIDAEHALDVNYARRLGVKTDELLISQPDYGEQALDIADMLVRSGAVDIIVVDSVAALIPQAELEGSVGETQVGGQARLMSHALRKLTGSIHKSNTAVMFINQIRMKIGMTGYGSPETTTGGNALKFYASVRMDIRRIQTLKNADESYGIRARVKVVKNKVAPPFREASFDVLYGTGISHEGELLDMGVDLGVVDKSGAWYAFGAERLGQGKENVRQFLQEHTDVRAQIEQKLLEHLGMNEYKPKHEGGEEDASETVEADTAE; translated from the coding sequence ATGGCCAAAAAACCGACCGTTACCGCCAATACCGGGGACATGCGCCGCGAAGCGCTCAAGACCGCCCTGACCACTATCGAACGCAAGTGGGGCCAGGGCTCGGTCATGAAGCTGTCGGACAACGCCCATATCAGAATACCCGTTATCCCAACGGGCTCCATCGGCCTGGACCTGGCCTTGGGCGTCGGCGGCATCCCGCGCGGCCGAGTCTGCGAAATCTACGGCCCGGAGTCGAGCGGCAAGACCACCATGGCCCTGCACATAGTGGCCGAGGCTCAGAAGCTTGGCGGCGTGGCCGCCTACATCGACGCCGAGCACGCACTGGACGTGAACTACGCCAGGCGCCTGGGCGTCAAGACCGACGAGCTGCTCATCTCCCAGCCCGACTACGGCGAACAGGCCCTGGACATCGCCGATATGCTCGTGCGCTCGGGAGCCGTGGACATCATCGTCGTCGACTCCGTGGCCGCGCTCATCCCGCAGGCCGAGCTTGAGGGCAGCGTCGGCGAGACCCAGGTGGGAGGCCAGGCCCGGCTCATGAGCCACGCCCTGCGCAAGCTCACCGGCTCCATCCACAAGTCCAACACGGCCGTGATGTTCATCAACCAGATCCGCATGAAGATCGGCATGACCGGCTACGGCAGCCCCGAAACCACCACGGGCGGTAATGCGCTCAAGTTCTACGCTTCGGTGCGCATGGACATCCGGCGCATCCAGACGCTCAAGAACGCGGACGAATCCTACGGCATCCGCGCCCGCGTCAAGGTCGTCAAGAACAAGGTCGCGCCCCCCTTCCGCGAGGCCAGCTTCGACGTGCTCTACGGCACGGGCATCTCCCACGAAGGCGAGCTGCTGGACATGGGCGTGGACCTGGGCGTCGTGGACAAGTCCGGAGCCTGGTACGCCTTCGGAGCCGAGCGCCTGGGCCAAGGCAAGGAGAACGTGCGCCAGTTCCTGCAGGAACACACCGACGTGCGCGCGCAGATAGAGCAAAAGCTCCTGGAGCACCTGGGCATGAACGAGTACAAGCCCAAGCACGAGGGCGGCGAGGAAGACGCGTCGGAGACGGTGGAAGCGGATACAGCGGAGTAG
- a CDS encoding DUF814 domain-containing protein yields MTCKNEKHYDALALFSGGLDSILSVKVLQAQGLSVLALHFVSPFYGTPDKVGFWRREYGIDVRPVVLERDYLRTVLLSPKHGYGKCLNPCVDCHAYMVRMAKALMPAYGAQIIITGEVVGQRPMSQRRDAMNSVRKDAAAEDVLLRPLSAKVMEPSEVEKRGLVDRERLYGFSGRSRVAQMELAAELGITKIPTPAGGCMLTEIAPSARYLKVLRAIADPGPEDFELCNQGRVYWADGHMLVVGRNKIGNERLRALVQDTDLLFDLRDYPSPVTIGRQFPGKPWPEEVMRDAAAFAASFSPKALREAPGQAVVVAVTCGGTTREFSVLPSRVTPLGWAEPRWEDVRAERKELVTV; encoded by the coding sequence ATGACCTGTAAAAACGAAAAACACTACGACGCCCTGGCACTGTTCTCGGGCGGTCTAGATTCCATACTTTCCGTCAAGGTGCTTCAGGCCCAAGGCCTGTCCGTGCTGGCCCTGCACTTCGTCAGCCCCTTCTATGGAACGCCGGACAAGGTCGGCTTCTGGAGGCGCGAGTACGGCATCGACGTCCGGCCCGTTGTCCTGGAACGGGACTACCTGCGCACCGTCCTGCTAAGTCCCAAACACGGTTACGGCAAGTGCCTCAATCCCTGTGTGGATTGCCACGCCTACATGGTGCGCATGGCCAAGGCGCTCATGCCGGCCTATGGCGCTCAGATAATCATCACCGGTGAAGTCGTCGGCCAGCGGCCCATGTCCCAGCGCCGCGACGCCATGAACTCCGTGCGCAAGGATGCCGCGGCCGAGGACGTGCTGTTGCGGCCGCTCTCCGCCAAGGTCATGGAGCCCTCGGAGGTGGAGAAGCGGGGTCTGGTGGACCGCGAGCGGCTGTACGGCTTTTCGGGCCGAAGCCGTGTAGCCCAGATGGAGCTGGCGGCGGAGCTGGGCATCACGAAAATTCCTACCCCCGCGGGCGGCTGCATGCTCACGGAAATCGCGCCCTCGGCGCGCTACCTCAAAGTCCTGCGCGCCATCGCCGATCCCGGACCCGAGGATTTCGAACTGTGCAACCAGGGTCGCGTTTACTGGGCTGATGGACACATGCTCGTCGTCGGCCGCAACAAGATCGGCAATGAGCGGCTGCGTGCCCTTGTCCAGGACACGGATCTGCTTTTCGACCTGCGCGACTACCCGAGCCCGGTGACCATAGGCCGCCAGTTTCCGGGCAAGCCATGGCCTGAGGAGGTCATGCGCGACGCCGCGGCCTTCGCCGCTTCCTTCTCGCCCAAGGCCCTGCGCGAGGCCCCAGGCCAGGCCGTGGTCGTGGCCGTGACCTGCGGAGGCACGACCCGCGAGTTCAGCGTACTCCCGAGCCGCGTCACACCGCTCGGCTGGGCCGAACCGCGCTGGGAGGATGTGCGCGCCGAGCGAAAGGAGCTGGTCACGGTCTGA